Part of the Vitis vinifera cultivar Pinot Noir 40024 chromosome 13, ASM3070453v1 genome is shown below.
TTGCTTTGTTTTGGAtggttaattaaattaaaataaaattgaaaaaagctggaaaaaaatatagatgagTCCATTTCAACCCTCTCTAGATCTATTTTTAATGTCGTTCTTTTATAGGATTGCTAAGTTTGAGACAATCAAGGAAGAATGAGGTATTTTGGAAATAACTCATGAGTTTTGTATtgctattaaaatttttaagtttcaaaattttaccgttaaatttgaaataatagttagaaaattttcttatatcttGAACCAGGAGGTTCTCAAGTGATTGATATTAAGAAGAAATAGAACattcattttctaaaacttgAGGAATTAGTAGGTTCCCCCTAACTTTTGAAATGACCTTTCCACCATCTATGAGTTGTAAAGTAGCTGCATCTTCTTAATACATTATGCTTATTAACCTACCAAAAatcacaaagaaaaagaaaaagaaaaagaagaaagaaaaaaggagttCAAGGGAACtctaataaacaaaataataaaaactacaaaaatatgGGTGATCTCAAATAGAAGAAAACACATCCTAGaggaacaaagaaagaaaagtcacTCATAAGATATACTTGGTTTGGGTGTTAAAATTGTCACAAGTAGGAGATTATCTTTGGATTgtcttttttttgataaatatatatcTTTGGATTGTCTTAATAAGCaagtgaaaaggaaaaagattatTATTGTGACTTTCTTTCAGTTTTTTCCCGTTTGACCTTTTAACTATGCTTTGGGTTTCTTAGGTGATGACATGGTCATTTCAAAAGTTTGGAGTGAATCAACCAACTTCTTTATTATTTGGAAGTCAATATTCTTAGTTACTTCAATGGCATTCAGTTTAGGTGTGGACCTCCTTGTTATTGTTCTAAGGTGTTCTCTAACAATTCTAGATTCATGAATTCTCTCTTAAGTTGTGGCATAAATTGATAAGTATCACATGATTATGCCCTTAAATAAATGTGATTTGAGTTGTTTAAAGGTTATCCTCTCTTTGTGAATCCATTCTACCAACCGTATGTTCAAGCATCACTCAGATTTTTAAGCCTTTGTATGAATCTACTAATGCTCTGGTAGGAATAGAAAAACACATTTGGTggtttatttaacttttttttaggtttttttcagtttaatttaatttaattaattgccCAAAATAAGTAATTTGTATTCAATTCAAtccaaccaaacaaaaaatatgaagtgCAGAAACATAAATAACAAAGAGAGACACAAGATCCTTCTTTATGAGAAAACAACTTGATGGggaaaagccttttaaagtttattcaaggaagaaagggaagacctaagtaaactttaagtaggattaatataattagaatttgagtcatgataggttattaaagtcctagtagaataggttattagagtcctagtagactaggttattagagtcctagtagaataggttactagagtcctagtagactttggatttcttagagaagcctataaataggctaatcaatgtaaatcaaaggaatgaattttgatgaataatattatactttctttcattgcaaggttgcaaccctcaatggtgagactccattgattttcttctaggtgagactcctagaaggccttagtgagactctaaggttttccatcttttcttcattgtttcttctttctctctatttcttatcttataattttctctaccataaagtttattccttttttcctctccttacaccctaaaaataaaaccctagcccacctacccttgagtgtagacaaccatcctagggttgtcctacatcacaaCTATTCATGGAGAAAACCATAGGACTATCTAGTCCACTAAATTGTCTATTAGAAGTTATTTGAAGTGCCAGGAATGTTGAACAAGTTCTTCTCCGCATGCAATCTATATGCACAACCTTACTCTTCAATAATCCTCCTACCTGCAAACATTGAATCCATAAAGTGTCAGAAATGAATTAGAAATTGCCTTTCAGCATTTGCTCAATACTTCAAAATCCACCTGAAGCGTTATTCATggaatccatttttttttatataagtaaaAAGGAAGTATATTAATCAAAAAGCGGAAACACCAAAAGCCAATGCCCTCAAAGTATATAGGGAGTATACACACCGCCTTCCCTTACTAAGAGTCTATCCAGTGTAcaaaacttacaagagaagaagggCTCAAAACTAAGAAAACCCTgacccaagaccaaagattacatacaaaagaatatttcaatctttgaagcAAAAGCTCTTCATTCCTGAAAGCTAatttattcctctccttccaaactaaCCATAATATACATAGAGGAGCCATTTGCCAAGCATTATTCATGGAATCCATTAGATTCAGAGAATGGATTAATTTTGAACATGATtagttttgaaagaaaaaatttgcCTAGAATTTTCAATTCTTAATGCAGGAGAGAATCATTGCAGAAAAACAACTCGTCTTTTATTTATATGCAAACAGAACTTCAGGGTCAGGTTTTCACCTGGTAGAAATTTTCTTACTTACCAAAGAAAATCTGGTCACAACCCTCTATGGTTTATTTGATCTCAGTGCAAATCCTTAGATTTATTGAACTCGCACTTTAGATTGATCTAAGGGTTAATTTTACTGGTACCAATCCAGAATTCACTTGTGATAAGTCTTAGGTcaaattttttgtcaaaaataattttaatgttttgtaaaactaaaattaaaattttggaaaacccATTTTAATGTCCAATGTTCATATTTCGTCCATGGATTTTATTACCCTGTATAAGTTTTCCTCTGAAGAAATTTCTCTGAAACTGATTTTTTCTAATTCAATGGAGAATTGATCTCAAATGACTACAATTACTTTGCATTGAATTCCCAACTACTATTGTGGACACAAAATCTTTCACATTCAAAttgtttgaaataaaaaatgtaaaaataaaatcttaagtTGGTTTATCTGTTCAATATTTGGTTATTTGTGTTGTTAAGCATGCATCTTTAATTAGGATATATTCCTTGGAAACAAGGAGTTAGGGGttgtaaatttaattcttaaaaaggGGAATTTGAAAACCCAATATACAGTTAGTTTGTCTAATTCTTATAAATTGTTGGATTGTTGTTGGTGGTACTCATAACTAGGAGttatatttgtgaatttattgTAAAAAGAAGTGTTGCTGGTGGGGCCCATATCTTTACCTATCATAGTTAAGGTATTTTTCTGCTCTCTTGGTCTGTGTGTGTTGGCTCTTTCATGCAcgtgttttctttgtttttcaagTTCTAGTAATATGTAAATTGAGATCATTGTTAAATCAACCAGTGTATGAAGTTGCAAACTGAGAAACAATGTTGCTCTTCATTTCTTTATCTTTTCAGTTGGAATTAGTGATTTTATTTTTGCCCCTGGTTCGTTCACTTATACAACATTGTTATTGCAATAACAGCTTGATGTTGATCTCTTTCTAGTttcatgattttatttgaagtgtttttgtTAATGTGCACAATTTCATTTCTTTGGTTTCCTGAACTTGTTGGCACCCTCTAGTGCTATAGTGTGCTTTGAACTGTGTGCTTTTTGCCAAGGAATTTGTTATATGTGAATCTATCTTGACTTGTACAGGGAATGTGTTTTAGCCTTCCTACTCCTGAGGATCCATTCAATGAGAGACATGAGAAAAAGGATagtaaaagacaaaaaacaaagaagCTTGTGCCTTCACGGCAAGATGGTGGACTTTCCTCCAATGGGACCAATACAGCTCTGACGAATGGAACTCTGGATGGGAATCATGTAAATGTAGATCATCAAGAACTGAAAAGGCATgtcaaaaatataaagaatgagcaGAAAGAGGTTCTTCCGTCCATTGATAATGTGGGAGGGaaatcagaaaaaggtaagatTCCTCTGCCAGGGAAGGGTAGGATTGTCCATGGTCAACAACAACAGTCCTGTGAAAACTCAGATTGTCCATCAAAGTTTCTCATTCTGTGCTTGAAGTCAATCCAGAGTGCATTGCAGCAGGATGTTAtcttcaatttcaaagaagacaAGCCTTTATTTGTTAATGAATGGGGAGTTGAGTTCTGGAAGTGTTATTCATCCGGTATTAATATATTGGAGACAAGTGGAGCTTGTTCTACCTTGGAGCAAATTGCTTGGATGATTTCTACTGCTGCTGATACTATTgcaagaaaggagaaagaaggTCTATTCCTCACTAGCCCCTTTCTTCTATTCCTTGTACCATCCCAAGAGAAAGCTGCCAAGGTTTGTAAGACTTGTACATTCTTTTTATATGCTGCTTCATTATTGTTATCTTGTTTTGACTCTTCAGACTCATTTACTTAGAATTACTTTTATATTATGCCTgcccaaatacttttgaagctTAATTCAGTTTAGAGGGCACTCAATATCTGTGTGAATGGAATAATTCCATCATGCTTTTCATAGTATTTGAAAGCATAGTATGTGTCCTTAAGAATTGAGTCACTGCACATAAGAAATGTAGTTTATCGCAGAAAATTTGAAACTATCCTCACTTGATCCTACTCATATTTTGGAACATCCTTCGCTTTAATAATATGAAGAAAGGGCAACTCACCTGCCTCCCTTCGTTTAATAAATATTtgcattttaattaaaaaaaattcaaagtggACTCATTTTAAATGCAAATAGAGACAAAATGATGAGTCGTCATTTCCATGGAAGGAAAAATGCCATTTCTTTGAattcttattcatttttttgaGCAACAAAGAGAATACTTTTAACTTATCTTCCTTTGAGTGCTATTAGATTTTCTCAGGCCAGTAAGTTAGCTGTTGACAGTCATCTTTTATTATGCTCAGGTCCGTGCAGTGTGCAAGCCTTTGAAGGCTCTGGGAATACATACAGTGAGTTTACATCCTGGTGCCTCCTTGGATCACCAGATTCATGGGTAAATATAGActtttaatatttgtatattttatttgttattttaaatcttGACCTCTATATCTTTCACACACATGTGCACATGCACACATGCTAATGCTAACACTACTAGATGTGTTTGGTGAAGGTAGAAAAATCTAATGTATGGTCAAGTTTGCCCATGCATCGGTAAAAAGgtactaataaaaaataaaatcctgtGTAAAGATCATAATTTTTGTTCTTGGGTCAGAAGGACACCATTGCTCTTGCATTATAAAGTTAGCCTTTACCAACTTGATGTTTTCTTAGCCCTTTGTGGTAGTCTTTTGGGGGATTTTTCCCTTTATtatttcttcagatattttcttctctttaaaaGAGCTTCTTACGTGCTCTTGCATCCATTCCTTTTCCCCTTTACTGAAGTTGCTTTTAGGTTTCCATCTGATAATAATAGTTGTATTTTGTTCCTGGACTTCTTTAGCAGTGTCTGGAGTGCATACTGTACTTTACTGTGCCACTTCATTGATTTTGTTATGAAGTATCTATTCCAACGTCTATGATGAATGTGTCAGGTTGGCTTTTGGTTTTGTGTCATGTGCATTGTGTTAGAGAGCCTAAAAACTGGAATactttttcttatcattttaacAATTGCATTTGGCATTATGTACACTCAATTATAATGAAGAAAGAAGAGAGTAGAATATCAAGGTTAATTTCTTCCTAAGTAGCTTAATCGGATGCGTTCCTAAGCAAATCATTCAACTGTTGCCATACATAAATGGAGAGAAGAAATACAAGCAAATAAATCAGTATACATGGAAACAAATTAACAACTAATTTAGGAATATTTtgacactccccctcaagttggttcAAAGATATTTTCCATTCCTAGCTTGCTCACCATAAACTTGAATGTAGACTTGAAGTACCCTTTGTTTCTTTGTTAGAATAAAGGGTGTGCATATTTGTCCACTCTCAAATTTTCCTTACTAAAATGTTGTTCTAGTTTAACATGCTTAGTTCTATCAAGTT
Proteins encoded:
- the LOC100260841 gene encoding uncharacterized protein LOC100260841; translated protein: MAKGDDAIQRKKNKSNRKKLHKDSSSSAVSARVAAIIASKKRRKSGKRRICEGMCFSLPTPEDPFNERHEKKDSKRQKTKKLVPSRQDGGLSSNGTNTALTNGTLDGNHVNVDHQELKRHVKNIKNEQKEVLPSIDNVGGKSEKGKIPLPGKGRIVHGQQQQSCENSDCPSKFLILCLKSIQSALQQDVIFNFKEDKPLFVNEWGVEFWKCYSSGINILETSGACSTLEQIAWMISTAADTIARKEKEGLFLTSPFLLFLVPSQEKAAKVRAVCKPLKALGIHTVSLHPGASLDHQIHGLKSCEPEFLVATPERLLELISLKAIDISGVSLLVVDGLDTLCKGGYLDMIKSIRQSISGNPHAVVFSERSSCTSVPGVEDLLRGSYCRLPLKGSINNQSACIAQSIHA